The genomic stretch ATAACGCCTTTCATATCAAACAAATCTAGAAGCATGACTTTTATATTCAAtctatatttcttaatttttttttcgcTCATGGCTCATTTTTTTCCTTTTCACTCTTGGTTTAGCGATTTTAGTTTAATGTCTTTTCAACTGATTTTTCTAGTCGGCAACACCTTTAACTGAACTAAACTTTTGGTTCAGTGTCAGcaaattgaagtttattttagacgatggaaggattgtgaaggaaacaggatttttccagacatttgccatcgttcagtgaaacaaaaaattaacacttttttctctgaaccatggcaaatgtccggaaaaatcctatttccttcagcAAATTGGAGGCGATTTTTTCAGAGAGTTTTCAAACcaatattctttgttaaaaatgtgtgtacccttgatttaaaaaaaacatctgTGAACATTTACTCAGTGATTTGGCGATCTTGAAAAATCCTGTTACCGTCAAAACGGTAAGTGGATATTGAAAATAAACGCAAAGAAGGATGTTTGTCATTCAAATTGAACATATCAGGGTAAAGAGCTACCGGTTTCCATTCATTTCTGGTTTGTGGACCCCATTGTGTTAATTATCACGTTGTAAGAAAGATCTCGGCCTGACTCCTTCTTCTTAATACCGAGGCCGTAAGGGAAGCATGTGTTGAAATTCTTTCTGTTACTCCACATGTGATATCTAGGTTCAATTGATAAAATCTTGAACAATGATAATTGACTGTTTGATTGTAATCTGGTGTGATTGAATAAGttaaataccaacatttttagataatttCAAATGAGACTCCCGAATCTAAGTTTGGTGTGCACGTGCTAAGTGTGTATATAGAGGATATCGGAAGATTTttgaatattcaattaataaattgatgATTTGAATGCTGATTTAAAGGAATTGTGAATTGTTTAATTTCCCAGTGAGTGAAATCAGTTCTATGAAAATCAACTAATATAATGACGTACTATTACAAAACAGAGTGCTGCAACAGTCGGAAACTACAGGTGAGTGTTATACACCTAAGATAAAGTGTTCATAATACAGATAGTGAATTAAAATTTGACCAACACACCTAAATGACAATTAACTTTTGATCTTTTTCATTATGATATAGCAACATGGAAACATAAACATACACACTGATTTGCAACATATGACACAACAACAATGGGTAATTAACcagaattaaaaactgatttgcTGCAACCAATtctgaataaaaaagaaatatcattcaaaaattatttctgtattcaAATGAGTTATGCCTGCATGCATGTTAAGGTGAAAAAGTTCTGACGGTGGGATACCCGTTGTCTACTGAGAACCTAGTAGCCGCTAACTGTACGCCGACTCTGACTGCGGGCTGCGTAGCCAAGTTGTCACAGCGGGGAGGCCCCATCCAGACCACATGTTGCACTCATAGTGGAGTCAGTGGGGGCGCTCTCCTACGGCCTCCGAGCCAACTACTGGGCATAGTCGTCAGTAACCTCCAGTGTAACAAAGTCATCATGTCGTCGTTCAACTTCGCTATTTCTGTAGAGCATTTCCGCACGCCATTCCGTGAATACCTTGTAACAAAAGGTAAGTCTAGCATGTAAATCAGTTTACCCAGCATGGAtcacttctgtctggtttataccttcctcttgaacctaccactgggcacagcaaaaactgatgtgtcacttaaatcaggCAACCTTATGATGGATGTCCAGAAGCAACacatcactaacctcaaatgtagagattctggagtgcaaggtAGTTCGATAGATCTAgtttactgtgggagatgactgttggagtttggtggggtttgttccctaactatcagaggttcttgctagcctcaacatggatgtgccaccccctgcctgctttgactggagaggttggttcagagctggcctccccttcttccgggaggacatgactttgagattagtgccctaattcttcctcatggatctcgagaggaggcggcccctactcccaaccttacccatcccgaatatcctgtcactccagaagcagcgctaaggttcttacaggactaagtgcaatttataagtttcttgacctaagagaacaaaaaaaaaacaatgtaaataaattatgaacaacaatcatattttcatttaaatcatgGTTGGGTATTCTTCCAATGGTTTTGTAAAAGTTGAGCTTAATTTTTTTAGACTATGCTTAACCATAAATTACATGTTTGAAATtggttaaatataaatgaaagatAAGAATCAAACCATCTTTATTCATCTTATGTgcaattacatattaaatagtgTCAGTTTAATTACAAATGACTAATTACTAATGTTTAATTActaatgtacatttcaaaatgcACCCTGCTCTACTACATAGGTAAAAtcatttaatcaaataaatagcTCCATTTATTAGATACTCTTTCAACAGAATATTTTGATTGTAGAATAGTATGATAAACTTCCAGCGTGGTGATATCTATTAGACAAATTGGTCTGTCTCAACCACAAAGCGAAATTTCCATGAGCAATGTCCGTGGTTCGTGGAACCAGATTTGTGGTCGCCCAGTTAAAGAGGGGTGTTCTTACTAGGACATTTATTAATTTAGGATCTTTGTGTTGATATAAAGGAAGTGTTATTAGCTATAGAAGTATGTTTTTAATGCTGTGGAATTTAAAAGTCAGTTAGTTGTAAGGACTCATTTCATatacccatctcacattcatttcaatacttattttaatttagaaatttattagtaataataattaaacaattaaggaataattaattataaattgtctcaaattttaatacaaacaataataaatacaaaattaaatatatcaaaattaatctaaatttaccttattacatataaaactcaaaagttataaagtaaactaaagtcagtgatacagtgtgcagggatgattgttgaatgaagagagcagaggtttaaaagtttggAGGAGGgagggatatagaagaagtgaagcaagattattattttaaataaagaaactggttacattttattcagcagtatttgattcaaagaaaggttaatttattaaattcatattatcacggaagtacagagaagcagaagacagacattgggtgagaaaattccttttaaattttacagtgatccattggaagaacataaaacccaggaacattcgatttggctaacaattcaaaattaatataattaaaatttaacaaaattatttttcaaaattacaatatcttttattaaaaacaatacctaatatttctatttcattaagccagcacgaccaccctgccctaaaatttaagaactgtatttttaaaaaatttaccattattgtatcctccatcttgtttcaaaattcaaaactgtatgTCAATTTATcgtcattaaagttcacatttgtatcatactgagttatttattatttctagctgtaatcatcagaatacaaattaagtttaactatttatttaaagtgtatagtagtagGATATTACATAGTGATCTGTCATAACAATATGTTTCAACAAAGGTACAAGGTCagagttttataacaaattactaTTATCAGCTCTTAAGGCTAAgattcatttattattacttcAGTATAAGAActctaaactttttattattggttatatttttcatCCCTTGaaggacaaaattttaaaatctggttCTTGCATATGAAGTTTTTTCAAAGTACTCTTAATTATGTTTAAGAACggctctattatttttttttttaacttggtcTTTTCAATTTGGTCTTatatggtattatttatttaaattcaaggaTTTGTATTGTTTGTGTAATATAGTAACGGTTTCTATTCTTTTTATATATGGAAAGTATGATTTTATTATGGACTATATTACAGCCATCAACACCATTGCTACTTGATGACTGCTCTCTGCGTGCCTATGATATTGTAGATCATTATATACTTCTTGATAAACTTAAAAGATATGGATTTCGAGGATTGGTACTTCAGTGATTTAAAACTTACTTATTGGGGCGCGTTCAATGTGTTGAAATCCGCAATAATTACCAGCAGTATTTTTTACTACATTTGCCTCAGAACAAGTTCTTGAACTGGGTTACTTAGGCTTATTTGAGTCAAAGCTGAGCTACGGAataatattttggggattttctAGTGTCATCAACTTTAATAGAGTATTCACTCTTCAAAAGAGAGCGTTGAGGGTCGTCTGGGTAATGGGACCAGATGAGAGCTGTAGAGAGCGTTTCCAATCTAGTGAGATCCTTATCTTGGCCTCTCTTCTCATTTTTCATTCGACgatgtttttttatcaaaataaaaatctttccaCATTTAAATCATGATCATAACACATAGC from Homalodisca vitripennis isolate AUS2020 chromosome 2, UT_GWSS_2.1, whole genome shotgun sequence encodes the following:
- the LOC124355353 gene encoding peroxisomal leader peptide-processing protease-like isoform X3, which gives rise to MSISCILPTSGIYSAHDSVKVLFKNGKVEARVIYASPPSTPYDLALLSVGEVKGLKQLQLADSPPVLGEKVLTVGYPLSTENLVAANCTPTLTAGCVAKLSQRGGPIQTTCCTHSGVSGGALLRPPSQLLGIVVSNLQCNKVIMSSFNFAISVEHFRTPFREYLVTKDPSCLQSLSVNNTTVKMEWALPDCKL